A region of the Cytobacillus sp. IB215665 genome:
GACAAGCCTGTCAGGATTAGCCATTCTACTCGCATTATTTATGATAATCGAAGGTTTTTTAATATGGAAAAAAGGTGGGGTAGGAACGTCGCCTTACTTGAAAAAAAGTAAGCGTGGACTACAAGTAGGGGCACATAAAGCACAACGAATTTGGATGTTGCCTGTACTATTTCTATTACCGGGTGAAGTTATTACTACTCAAATACCTTGGTGGCCTGTTTTTTCTATAGGACAAACTGAGTATGCTTTATGTTTCGTTCCTTTTGTCATCGGCTTTTCAATGCATATTCAAGGTATTCATCCAACTGAAATGATCCAACAAACTGGTAAACGCGTCTTATTTCTCAGTTTGATTGTAGCTACTGCTGCTATTAGTAGTATTTGGCTACCTGTATTTGCAACGATTGCTGTATTCATTGCGATACTAGGAAGAGAAATGATTGCCATTCAACAACGGTTGAATGATGACTCCTATCCTTTTTATTTTTCACAGCGTGATCACGGTCTTGTTGTGTTAGCTATTATCTCCCAGTCTCCAGCAGAAACGATGGCAATTCAAGTTGGAGAAATGATTACGAAAGTAAATGGTGTAGCTGTTCGATCAGTTGAAGAATTTTACGAAGCTATACAAAAAAATAGTGCTTTTTGTAAGCTTGAAGTCATTGATGTGAATGGTCAGGTACGCTTTACACAAAGAGCGTTATACGATGGCGAGCATCATGAGCTGGGCATACTCTTCGTCCAAGATGATAAGAAATGGGATAATGAAGCGGTATAAAGTTGAAAAAAGGTTCCACTCGTCATTTGTTTTTTAAAAGAAGGCCATGTCATATGACTGTTGAGTATGCGTCTATTTTAGGAACTATAGCAACAAAGTTTACGAAAAGAGCCTAACTGAAAGATAAAGAAAAGAGGGGCGTTAATAAACGCTCCTCTTTACAATAATTGCATTTCAGTCATACAAGTTTGATCAGTTTTGTAAGTAGAAAAACTACTTTCTGCCATTTTTCCGTCATGAGTTATTCTAACTTCGTATTCTTTGTCACGTGGTAACCACATGTCAATAAAGCCATTTTCTCCAGACACCATTGTTTCCTCAATGATAATATTTCCTGATGCATCTACAATTACAACATCAAATTGCTCATTCGCTAGTTCACCTTGGCAGCCAGTCAAGCTATGATTTGTACATGGGTGTGTATTCTTTACGTATGGTGCAAATGAAACAAAGAATTCATCATCTGGTAAATCATACTCGTGTTTCTCTCCGCTAGTTTCCTCTACAATGAGTTGTTCAGATGTAATAGATGCATTTTCCGCGTCAATGTTACCTATGCTGTAGTCATTTACTAAATCTTTAATAGATTGTGGATCCATTTCTTGTTGAGATTGTGTCTGTGTATTTTCTTCACTGCAGCCTACTAACAAAAACGCGGTTGAGAGGACTACAAATATACTTTTTAATTTCATTAAAATACACCCCTTATTAGTTTCTACATGGTATTATACAGTATTTATTGTTAATTAGATAAAAAGAAAAATGTTTATCACTGAAATGTCATAATTCGTTTCACAATGTTCTTAAAGTGTTGCATTGGTGCTTTGAATATGAATGAACGATATGTAGTTTAGTACGAGGCACATAACAGCTCTAGCCATACGAACATGACAAGAAAGTTAGCAAGCAAAACTAAGCGATAGCTAAGTATTGTTGTCATCGGATGAAGAAATTTCGGTTGGCTACTTTAAGCATATATGTAATGTCTTCGTGTTTTAAGTTGGATGTTAACAAAATGTTTTAAGAATCTGCAAAGTTTCTCAATTTTTTTAAAAGATAATAGCAGTAAATAAATGAAGGAGGGAAAACGATGAAAAACAAAATAATGGTCGGCATACTAACTGTAAGCTTAGCAATTGGAGCTGGTACTACTGCTTTGGCATATGGTGGTCAATCAAGTAATTCAATGATTAATTACGA
Encoded here:
- a CDS encoding PDZ domain-containing protein — encoded protein: MVEEWVLEFLKAIGRFFLHPLTYYFIAYTLLIGFIRVKKERRDFHVRIYDSFHELRSLFSVGLFAGAILSIVTIGVGIVLTLETIVIVAIITLILSFMITPRLLTPANVLGLTFFSLILLPKLDLNDFAMLSFSSDQLWTSLSGLAILLALFMIIEGFLIWKKGGVGTSPYLKKSKRGLQVGAHKAQRIWMLPVLFLLPGEVITTQIPWWPVFSIGQTEYALCFVPFVIGFSMHIQGIHPTEMIQQTGKRVLFLSLIVATAAISSIWLPVFATIAVFIAILGREMIAIQQRLNDDSYPFYFSQRDHGLVVLAIISQSPAETMAIQVGEMITKVNGVAVRSVEEFYEAIQKNSAFCKLEVIDVNGQVRFTQRALYDGEHHELGILFVQDDKKWDNEAV
- a CDS encoding CueP family metal-binding protein, whose protein sequence is MKLKSIFVVLSTAFLLVGCSEENTQTQSQQEMDPQSIKDLVNDYSIGNIDAENASITSEQLIVEETSGEKHEYDLPDDEFFVSFAPYVKNTHPCTNHSLTGCQGELANEQFDVVIVDASGNIIIEETMVSGENGFIDMWLPRDKEYEVRITHDGKMAESSFSTYKTDQTCMTEMQLL